A stretch of DNA from Paenibacillus albus:
GTATTGGGTTTCCACTCTTTACGCGTGTACAGAAGGCGCTTGACCGGGTAAATGGCGTATCGCGGGAGTATCTGTCCGGCGTTCGCGTGGTGAAGGCGTTCAATCGGTTCGACTACGAGACCGAGAAATTCAGCGATGTGAATGATGCGTACCGTCAGGCGTCCACGCGCGCGATGCGCATGCTGTCCATCTTCAGCCCAGGGATTATGCTGACCGTCAACTTCGGCATTACCGCTGTTATCTGGATCGGCGGCTTGCGGGTCGATGCGGGGCATATGCAGGTCGGGCACATTATCGCGTTCATCAACTACATGACGCAGATTCTGTTCTCGCTGCTTATGATCTCCAACGTATTCACCATGTTCGTCCGGGCAAAAGCATCCGCTGAGCGTATCGGAGAAGTATTCGCTGAGAAGGATACGATGTCGTGGAAGGAGGATGCGGGGCTTGGCGGAGGTATGGCTCCCGCTGATTCGGGGAGTGTCGAGTTCAAGGAGGTTTCTTTTGCCTATGCGCAGTCGGAGGCCGTGCTTCATCAAATTACGCTGAGCTGCAAGCCGGGCGAGACGGTAGGTATTATTGGTTCAACGGGCTCAGGCAAAAGCACCCTCGTCAATCTGATACCGCGCTTCTATGACGTGACGAGCGGGACGATTGAGGTGGGCGGCGAAGATATTCGCAATATCGAGCCGAAGCGGCTGCGTGAGCGGATTGCGATTGTGCCGCAGAAGACGGTGCTGTTCACCGGCTCGATTCGCGACAATCTGCTGTGGGGCAAGGAAGATGCGAGCGATGCGGAGATGGAACAGGCCGCGCGCATGGCGCAGGCGCATGAATTCATTATGAATACGCCGGAGGGCTATAACACCTTGCTTGGACAGGGAGGCGTGAATCTATCAGGCGGTCAGAAGCAGCGGCTGTCCATTGCGCGGGCGCTCGTCCGCAAGCCGTCGATCTTGATTCTGGACGATTGCACGAGTGCCGTTGATACTTCGACGGAGTCGCTCATTAAAGAAGCGCTGCGGGAATATGCGCAGGGACTGACTTGTATATTAATCGCGCAGCGGATGTCCTCGGTTATGGATGCGGATCGCATCATTGTGCTGGACGGCGGGGAAATCGTCGGCTCGGGCACGCATGATGAGCTGATGCAAGGCTGCGTCGCGTATCAGGAAATCTATCGGTCGCAGACCGGCAAGGAGGCGCATGCGAATGTCTGAGTCTGAGCAGAAGAAACGCGGAGGGCAGGCGCCTGCTAACACGCCATCTCCTCCTGTGCTGAATGTGCCAGGCAGAGGCGGATTCATGCAGCGCGGGCAGGTCGTAAAGCCGAAGAATTTGAAGGCGACTGTTAGGCGCCTGTGGTCGTATCTCGGCAAGGAGCGCGGATTGCTGTCGGTGATCTTCGCTATCGTGCTGGTCGACTCGCTTATTACATTGTCGGGCCCGTATCTGATCGGGCGGGCGATTGATGCGATGACGATGAGCGGAGCGGGCGGCGGCAGCGCTGTTGATTTTGGCCTGTTGGAGTTTGCGCTCATCGGGCTTGTCATCTCCTACATTGCCGATGGTGGGCTGACGCTCTTGCAGGGCTGGCTAATGGCAGGCGTATCGCAGCGCATTGTCGGGCGGCTGCGGGAGTCGCTGTTCGCGAAGCTGCATAAGCTGCCCATCCGCTTCTTCGATATGCGGACGCATGGCGAGCTCATGAGCCGGATGTCCAACGACATCGACAACGTCAGCAACACGATCGCGCAGTCGGCCGTGCAGATCATGACCGGCTCGGTCGCCATTACGGGCGCGCTCATTATGATGCTGATTCTTAGCCCGCTGCTCACGCTGGCGAGTTTAATAACGGTGCCCGCGGTGTTCCTGCTTACGCGGACGATCGCGCGGGCGACCGGTCCGCTGTTCAAAGCGCAGCAGAACAAGCTTGGGATTCTGAACGGACATATTGAAGAGACAATCTCGGGCATCCAGATCGTAAAAGCGTTCAACCGCGAGGAGAAGGCGATTGCGGAGTTCGAAGCGGTCAATGACGAGCTGCGGACCATCGGAATTAAAGCGCAGATTCGCTCGGGCTTCTTGATGCCGATTATGAACGTCATCAATAACGTGGGCTTTGCGGCGGTCGCGATTGTGGGCGGCATCTTGGCGGTGAACGGGCATATTACGGTCGGGGTCATTGCCAGCTTCCTGAGCTATTCGCGTCAATTCGTTCGCCCGCTCATTGAGCTTGCGAACCTCTTCAATACGCTGCAGTCTGGCGTAGCTGGCGCGGAGCGGGTGTTCGAGGTGCTCGACGAAGACGAGGAGCCGGCAGATCCGCCAGGCGCCGTGCGTCTTGCGAATCCGCGCGGTCACGTCGTCTTCGAGAACGTGTCGTTCGGTTATCGCGCCGATGTGCCGATTCTAAGCGGCGTGAGCTTCGACTCCGCCGAAGGCACGAGCACTGCGCTCATCGGCCCGACCGGAGCGGGCAAGACGACCATCGTGAACCTGCTTACCCGGTTCTACGATGTGACGGGCGGTTCCATTCGCATTGATGGCCGCGACATTCGCGACTATACGAAGGATAGCCTGCGGCAGGCGTTCGGCATCGTGCTGCAGGACACGTATCTGTTCTCCGGCACGATTCGGGAGAACATCAAGTATGGCAAACCGGAGGCAACCGACGCCGAGATGGAGCACGCGGCACGGCTTGCGAATG
This window harbors:
- a CDS encoding ABC transporter ATP-binding protein, which encodes MSFLKPYFRQFGKPFTAAILFLMLEAICDLLQPTLMSRIVDVGVANKDLNFVVRFGGYMLLITAIGACGATLRNFISSHVSLNFGTRLRSDLFRQIQTLSFDSIDRFDRASLVTRLTNDVTQIQNFTNGLMRIFVKSPLICIGSLIMAVRLNPPLSLVLAVVVPLVAVLIVFNMRIGFPLFTRVQKALDRVNGVSREYLSGVRVVKAFNRFDYETEKFSDVNDAYRQASTRAMRMLSIFSPGIMLTVNFGITAVIWIGGLRVDAGHMQVGHIIAFINYMTQILFSLLMISNVFTMFVRAKASAERIGEVFAEKDTMSWKEDAGLGGGMAPADSGSVEFKEVSFAYAQSEAVLHQITLSCKPGETVGIIGSTGSGKSTLVNLIPRFYDVTSGTIEVGGEDIRNIEPKRLRERIAIVPQKTVLFTGSIRDNLLWGKEDASDAEMEQAARMAQAHEFIMNTPEGYNTLLGQGGVNLSGGQKQRLSIARALVRKPSILILDDCTSAVDTSTESLIKEALREYAQGLTCILIAQRMSSVMDADRIIVLDGGEIVGSGTHDELMQGCVAYQEIYRSQTGKEAHANV
- a CDS encoding ABC transporter ATP-binding protein, which translates into the protein MSESEQKKRGGQAPANTPSPPVLNVPGRGGFMQRGQVVKPKNLKATVRRLWSYLGKERGLLSVIFAIVLVDSLITLSGPYLIGRAIDAMTMSGAGGGSAVDFGLLEFALIGLVISYIADGGLTLLQGWLMAGVSQRIVGRLRESLFAKLHKLPIRFFDMRTHGELMSRMSNDIDNVSNTIAQSAVQIMTGSVAITGALIMMLILSPLLTLASLITVPAVFLLTRTIARATGPLFKAQQNKLGILNGHIEETISGIQIVKAFNREEKAIAEFEAVNDELRTIGIKAQIRSGFLMPIMNVINNVGFAAVAIVGGILAVNGHITVGVIASFLSYSRQFVRPLIELANLFNTLQSGVAGAERVFEVLDEDEEPADPPGAVRLANPRGHVVFENVSFGYRADVPILSGVSFDSAEGTSTALIGPTGAGKTTIVNLLTRFYDVTGGSIRIDGRDIRDYTKDSLRQAFGIVLQDTYLFSGTIRENIKYGKPEATDAEMEHAARLANAAPFIRRLPLRYDTVLAENGSNLSQGQRQLLAIARVILADPSILILDEATSSIDTRTELHIQDALRGVLNGRTSFLIAHRLNTIRDADTIMVIDRGNIVERGSHEELLERQGVYHRMFTNQFGAILGEG